From one Henningerozyma blattae CBS 6284 chromosome 1, complete genome genomic stretch:
- the CPS1 gene encoding Gly-Xaa carboxypeptidase (ancestral locus Anc_7.482), with protein sequence MIEKNHVYKRKKNNIFSLTLLLFLVALFFIYNRTPFSNTNTLYEPFKCPAYDLIIGNDPTHIADNLIYNNSLRNDTIRKLSNLVKIPTEIYDDFNNPSQVWDDPNWEPFKRLHEQLEIDFPLIWSNLQIEKINNFSILITWQGTITDLRPIMFAAHQDVVPVVRETWSNWKYPPFSGHFDGQYLWGRGAFDDKNMLVGILQSLEYMLSSEPDFQPSRTIIVALGFDEEASGRYGAKYLNDVLLKRYGQYGIYSIMDEGVLGLRTVEDVLVASPSIGEKGYLNLNIDINTPGGHSSVPPDHTSIGIASTLIHEMELNKFDPTFTPINPMSTFYQCVAEYSPTMDSNLKFDFANAFNNEKSNANVLNYLVNTDRKIEYLFRTSKAFDMINGGVKANALPEYVSILLNSRISVDSSLNVTLTNFINHAESVAKHYDLGLIFEDKILLEKTESGYINMTIAVGFEPAPISPNNEVWKEFASTIKGFYQKIVLPRKFNDSNTELVITPSIMPANTDTAKYWNLTRNIYRFQPGFTDEETMLSIHSVNERVDIDIVMEVIGFVYDYILVSNNNDIK encoded by the coding sequence atgattgaaaaaaatcatgtttataaaaggaaaaaaaataatatttttagtttaacacttcttctttttttagtaGCCCTTTTTTTCATCTATAATAGAACCCCCTTTTCAAACACAAATACTCTATACGAACCTTTTAAATGTCCTGCTtatgatttaataataggCAACGATCCTACTCATATAGCAGATAATCTTAtctataataattctttaagaAATGATACCATTAGAAAACTCTCCAATCTAGTCAAGATCCCCACAGAGATTTATGATGACTTCAACAACCCTTCACAGGTATGGGACGATCCAAATTGGGAACCTTTCAAGAGATTACATGAACAATTGGAAATTGATTTCCCCTTGATATGGTCTAATTtacaaattgaaaaaattaataatttttccatCTTAATTACATGGCAAGGTACAATTACTGATTTAAGACCAATCATGTTTGCTGCACATCAAGATGTAGTTCCCGTAGTAAGAGAAACTTGGTCAAATTGGAAATACCCTCCATTTTCAGGCCATTTCGATGGTCAATACTTATGGGGTCGTGGTGCttttgatgataaaaatatgttGGTCGGGATCTTACAATCTTTGGAATATATGCTAAGTTCAGAACCAGATTTCCAACCATCTCGTACTATTATTGTGGCATTGGgatttgatgaagaagctTCAGGAAGATATGGTGccaaatatttgaatgatGTCTTATTAAAAAGATATGGCCAATATGGTATTTATTCAATCATGGATGAAGGGGTTCTTGGCCTAAGAACAGTGGAGGATGTATTAGTAGCTTCACCTAGCATCGGTGAAAAGggatatttgaatttaaatattgatattaatactCCAGGTGGTCATTCTTCTGTACCACCAGATCATACTTCTATTGGGATTGCTTCCACTTTAATACATGAAAtggaattaaataaattcgATCCTACTTTTACTCCTATTAATCCAATGTCAACATTTTATCAATGTGTAGCAGAATATTCTCCTACAATGGATtctaatttgaaattcGATTTTGCTAATGcctttaataatgaaaaatcaaatgcaaatgttttaaattatttagttAATACTGATAGGAAAATAGAATACCTTTTCCGTACTTCAAAGGCGTTTGATATGATTAATGGAGGTGTCAAGGCAAATGCTCTACCTGAATATGTCTCTATCCTATTAAATAGTAGAATAAGTGTAGACTCTTCTTTGAACGTCACACTAACAAATTTCATAAACCATGCTGAATCGGTGGCTAAACATTATGATTTAggattaatttttgaagataAGATTTTGTTAGAGAAGACAGAATCTGgttatattaatatgaCCATCGCTGTAGGATTCGAACCGGCTCCAATTTCTCCTAATAATGAAGTTTGGAAAGAATTTGCAAGTACTATTAAGGgattttatcaaaagatTGTATTACCAAGAAAATTCAACGATTCAAATACAGAACTCGTTATTACACCATCAATAATGCCTGCAAATACTGATACTGCAAAATATTGGAATCTaacaagaaatatttacagATTCCAACCAGGATTTACAGATGAAGAAACAATGTTATCAATACATTCTGTTAATGAAAGAGTGgatattgatattgttaTGGAAGTAATAGGGTTTGTATATGATTACATCCttgtttcaaataataatgatattaaatag
- the YCF1 gene encoding ATP-binding cassette glutathione S-conjugate transporter YCF1 (similar to Saccharomyces cerevisiae YCF1 (YDR135C); ancestral locus Anc_8.303) produces the protein MSNNTAPACLWCHSKEGFGPISPYGDFTQCFIDGILLNISGLFMIVFGSRSLIRLIKNKHPGIKYRNNWLIASRMLLVVVQIFFVCSASLHLPHNKTTDITVISQYLITTISLFVALALHWIEYHRSNVSSSIILFYWLFESVAQSAKAGNFIIRNHYEGKWYFTHKVFIFTLFQAINAFFILFLEAFPKKQKMPYQDIQERITKKKVSPYDSANIFSRISFAWMTELMKTGYEKFLTESDLYRLPKGFDSKTLSENFNDNWQYQIKHKSSPSLTGALLRTFGSRLLLAATFKVIHDILAFTQPQLLKILIQFVTAYTNPDLELPIIKGFMISIAMFLVSFIQTSFLHQYFLNSFNTGMNIRSAMSSVIYQKSLVLSNEASGTSSTGDVVNLMSVDVQRLQDVAQWCNIIWSGPFQITLCLVSLYKLLGNSMWIGVFILIFMMPINSYLMRIQKKLQKIQMKNKDERTRLISEILNNIKSLKLYAWEAPYKEKLEYVRNEKELKNLTKMGCYVAFTHFQFNIVPFLVSCSTFAVFVWTQDRPLTTDLVFPALTLFNLLSFPMAAIPIMITSFIEASISINRLFSFLTNEELQKDAVQRLPNVKNTGDVSIKLGDDATFLWKRKPEYKVALKNINFQARKGELTCIVGKVGSGKSALIQSILGDLFRVKGFATVHGDVAYVSQVPWIMNGTVKENILFGHKFDKKFYEKTIKACALTIDLSILPDGDSTLVGEKGISLSGGQKARLSLARAVYARADTYLFDDPLAAVDEHVGKHLIEHVLGPNGLLHSKTKVLATNKITVLNIADYITLLDNGEIIQRGKYEEVTSDPGSPLCKLINEYGKKHESTPGTMVSSSMSKEPSPNVPLEDELRELHKLDDLDLAQSGEVRSLRRASFATLRSIGFGDDDVKRLEHREQGKVKWSIYWEYAKACNPKSIFLFLMFIILSMFFSVMGNVWLKHWSEINTSNGDNPHAGRYLGIYFALGFSSALSQLLQTVILWVFCTIHGSKILHSQMLASVLRAPMSFFETTPIGRILNRFSNDMYKVDELLGRTFSQFFSNAVKVTFTLVVICVSTWQFIFFIVPMSFLYIYYQQYYMRTSRELRRLDSVTRSPTISHFQETLGGISTIRGYSQENRFIHINQQRVDNNMSAYYPSINCNRWLAFRLEFLGSVIILGASTLGIYRLSQGNMTPGMIGLSLSYALQITQSLNWIVRMTVEVETNIVSVERIKEYSELASEAPSIVEDKRPDVNWPQDGAVKFNHYYTRYRADLDYVLKDITLDIKPREKIGIVGRTGAGKSSLTLALFRIIEASEGNINVDGINTDEIGLYDLRHKLSIIPQDSQVFEGTVRDNIDPTGQYTDEEIWKALELSHLKSHIINMSKHSSSDSSSNESLSPASNNSSGNNDNSNSSSDGLTSSGLEDISHNALNTKLSEGGSNLSVGQRQLMCLARALLVPSNILVLDEATAAVDVETDQLIQETIRSAFKNRTILTIAHRLNTIMDSDRILVLDKGEIKEFDSPQTLLGDKDSLFYSLCEQAGLTPAQLSGK, from the coding sequence ATGAGTAATAATACTGCTCCAGCATGTCTTTGGTGCCATTCTAAAGAAGGGTTTGGTCCAATCTCACCCTATGGGGATTTTACACAATGTTTTATTGATGGTATTctcttaaatatttctggGTTATTTATGATTGTTTTTGGTTCTCGAAGTTTAATACGTTTAATCAAGAATAAGCATCCGGGGATCAAATATAGAAACAATTGGCTAATAGCCTCAAGAATGTTATTGGTTGTAGTTCAAATCTTTTTTGTATGCTCTGCTTCGTTACATTTACCTCATAACAAGACTACAGATATCACTGTTATTTCTCAATACTTGATCACTACTATTTCTTTGTTTGTGGCATTAGCTTTACATTGGATTGAATACCATAGATCTAATGTTTCAAGCAGTATTATCTTATTCTATTGGTTATTTGAAAGTGTAGCTCAATCTGCTAAGGCTGGgaatttcatcatcagaAACCATTATGAAGGTAAATGGTATTTCACTCATAAGGTATTCATCTTCACACTTTTCCAAGCTATTAATGCATTTTTCATCTTATTCTTGGAAGCTTTCCCAAAGAAGCAAAAGATGCCATACCAAGATATTCAAGAAAGAATTACCAAGAAAAAAGTAAGTCCTTATGATTCAGCAAATATTTTCTCAAGAATTTCATTTGCCTGGATGACTGAATTGATGAAAACTGGGTATGAAAAGTTTTTAACTGAATCTGATTTATATAGATTACCAAAGGGGTTTGACAGTAAGACTTTATCCGAGAactttaatgataattgGCAATATCAAATTAAACATAAATCAAGTCCATCTTTAACTGGTGCATTGTTAAGAACATTTGGTTCcagattattattagcagCAACTTTTAAAGTCATTCATGATATTCTGGCTTTCACTCAACCTCAATTGTTAAAGATTTTGATTCAATTCGTTACTGCTTATACAAATCCAGATTTAGAGTTACCAATTATTAAAGGTTTCATGATTTCCATTGCCATGTTTTTGGTTAGTTTTATTCAAACTTCATTCTTACATCaatatttcttgaattCTTTCAATACAGGTATGAACATTAGATCTGCCATGAGTTCTGTCATTTATCAAAAATCATTGGTTTTATCTAATGAAGCTTCTGGAACATCATCTACTGGTGATGTAGTTAATTTGATGAGTGTTGATGTCCAAAGATTACAAGATGTGGCTCAATGGTGTAATATTATCTGGTCTGGTCCTTTCCAAATCACCTTATGTTTAGTTTCATTATACAAATTGTTAGGTAATTCCATGTGGATTGGTGTTTTCATCTTAATCTTTATGATGCCAATTAATTCTTATTTGATGAGaatacaaaagaaattacaaaagattcaaatgaaaaataaagatgaaagaACTCGTTTAATCAgtgaaattttgaataatattaaatcattgAAACTTTATGCTTGGGAAGCTCCTTATaaggaaaaattagaatatgttagaaatgaaaaagaattgaagaatttaacCAAGATGGGTTGTTATGTAGCCTTTACTCATTTCCAATTTAATATAGTTCCATTTTTAGTTTCATGTTCTACTTTTGCAGTGTTTGTTTGGACTCAAGATAGACCTTTAACTACTGATCTTGTATTCCCTGCGTTGactttattcaatttattatctttcCCCATGGCTGCTATTCCAATCATGATTACATCTTTCATTGAAGCTTCCATTTCTATTAATAGATTGTTTTCATTCTTAACCaatgaagaattacaaaaagATGCAGTTCAAAGATTGCCCAATGTGAAAAATACGGGTGATGTATCTATTAAATTGGGTGATGATGCTACTTTCTTATGGAAACGTAAACCAGAATATAAAGTTGCTCttaagaatattaatttcCAAGCTAGAAAGGGTGAATTGACATGTATTGTTGGTAAAGTTGGTAGTGGTAAGAGTGCATTAATTCAAAGTATATTAGGTGATTTATTTAGAGTTAAAGGTTTTGCTACAGTTCATGGTGATGTTGCATATGTGAGTCAAGTTCCTTGGATTATGAATGGTACtgttaaagaaaatattttatttggtcataaatttgataaaaaattttatgaaaAGACTATTAAGGCATGTGCATTAACGATTGATTTATCGATATTACCAGATGGTGATAGTACTTTAGTTGGTGAAAAGGGTATTTCATTGTCAGGTGGTCAAAAGGCTCGTCTTTCTCTTGCTAGAGCAGTTTATGCTAGAGCAGAtacttatttatttgatgatcCCTTGGCAGCTGTTGATGAGCATGTTGGTAAACATTTAATTGAACATGTTTTGGGTCCAAATGGGTTATTACATTCCAAGACTAAAGTGTTGGCCACCAATAAGATTACTGTTTTAAACATTGCTGATTATATTactttattagataatgGTGAAATCATTCAACGTGGTAAATATGAAGAAGTTACATCTGATCCAGGTTCACCTTTATGTAAATTGATCAATGAATATGGTAAGAAACATGAAAGTACTCCTGGTACAATGGTTAGTAGTTCGATGTCTAAAGAACCTTCTCCAAATGTTCCAttagaagatgaattaaGAGAATTACATAAATTGGATGATTTGGATTTGGCTCAATCTGGTGAAGTTAGATCTCTTAGAAGAGCAAGTTTTGCCACTCTACGTAGTATTGGTTttggtgatgatgatgtCAAGAGATTAGAACATAGAGAACAAGGTAAAGTGAAATGGTCTATTTATTGGGAATATGCCAAAGCTTGTAACCCCAAgagtatatttttatttttaatgtttattattctttcaATGTTTTTCTCTGTTATGGGTAATGTTTGGTTAAAGCATTGGTCTGAAATCAATACATCCAATGGTGACAATCCACATGCTGGTCGTTATCTGGGTATCTATTTTGCACTTGGGTTTTCATCTGCATTATCTCAATTGTTACAAACAGTGATCTTGTGGGTATTCTGTACTATCCATGGTTCCAAGATTTTACATTCTCAAATGTTGGCATCTGTGTTGAGAGCACCAATGTCATTTTTCGAAACCACCCCAATTGGACGTATTTTGAATAGATTTTCCAACGACATGTATAAAGTGGATGAATTATTGGGTAGAACTTTTTCTCAATTTTTCTCCAATGCAGTGAAAGTTACATTTACATTGGTAGTTATATGTGTGTCTACATggcaatttattttcttcatcgTCCCAATGAGTTTCTTGTACATCTATTATCAACAGTATTATATGAGAACCTCTAGAGAATTGCGTCGTTTGGATTCAGTGACTAGATCACCCACAATTTCGCATTTCCAAGAAACTTTGGGGGGTATATCTACCATTAGAGGGTATTCTCAAGAAAACAGATTTATTCATATCAATCAACAACGTGTGGATAATAACATGTCAGCTTATTACCCTTCAATCAATTGTAATCGTTGGTTGGCGTTTAGATTGGAATTCTTGGGGTCTGTAATTATCTTGGGTGCGTCGACTTTGGGTATCTATAGATTGAGTCAAGGCAATATGACGCCTGGTATGATTGGTCTTTCATTGAGTTATGCATTGCAAATCACCCAATCGTTGAATTGGATTGTTAGAATGACTGTGGAAGTGGAGACCAATATTGTTTCTGTTGAAAGAATTAAGGAATATTCGGAATTGGCAAGTGAAGCTCCAAGCATTGTGGAAGACAAGAGACCGGATGTCAATTGGCCACAAGACGGTGCAGTGAAGTTCAATCATTATTACACTCGTTACAGAGCCGATTTGGATTATGTTTTGAAAGATATTACGTTGGATATCAAGCCAAGAGAAAAAATCGGTATTGTCGGTAGAACGGGTGCTGGTAAATCGAGTTTGACTCTGGCGTTATTCAGAATCATCGAAGCCAGCGAGGGGAATATCAACGTCGATGGGATCAATACCGACGAGATTGGGTTATACGACTTGAGACACAAGTTGAGCATCATCCCTCAAGATTCACAAGTGTTTGAAGGTACTGTGAGAGATAATATCGATCCTACGGGCCAATACACGGACGAAGAAATATGGAAGGCTCTGGAACTGTCCCATCTAAAGAGccatattattaatatgaGCAAGCATTCATCTTCGGATTCATCCTCTAACGAATCTTTGTCACCCGCCAGCAATAATAGCAGCGGTAATAATGACAACAGTAATAGTTCCTCGGACGGGTTGACCTCGTCTGGGCTGGAAGACATTAGTCATAATGCATTGAACACCAAACTAAGTGAAGGTGGTAGCAACTTGAGTGTGGGTCAACGTCAATTGATGTGTTTAGCAAGGGCTCTGTTGGTGCCCTCTAACATTCTTGTTCTTGACGAAGCCACTGCAGCAGTGGATGTGGAAACGGATCAATTGATTCAGGAGACGATCCGGAGTGCATTCAAGAATAGAACGATTCTAACCATTGCTCACCGGTTGAACACAATCATGGATAGCGATCGTATTCTTGTCCTGGATAAGGGTGAGATCAAGGAATTCGATAGCCCTCAGACCCTGTTGGGAGACAAGGACTCGTTGTTCTATTCATTATGCGAACAAGCTGGATTGACTCCGGCACAACTCTCTGGCAAATAA
- the RIO1 gene encoding protein kinase RIO1 (similar to Saccharomyces cerevisiae RIO1 (YOR119C); ancestral locus Anc_5.432), whose translation MVLDDDFQKLDLSNNHDNNRILDKHGHKIKTDEFSISRGKTNKDKANRATVENVLDPRTMRFLKALTSRGIISDFNGCISTGKEANVYHAFAGDTISPFEPKTHDSFENLVNTYDPYSNPNNNDTILEPRKEYAIKIYKTSILVFKDRERYVDGEYRFRNSRSQHNPRKMIKIWAEKEFRNLKRIYQSKVIPVPKPIEVKNNVLVMEFLNRGDGFASPRLKDYPYKDHNDIVHYYHTMIVYIRLLYQVCRLVHADLSEYNTLVHKNKLYVIDVSQSVEPEHPMSLDFLRMDIKNINNYFERMGVAIFAERIIFQFTISETLDNFNGNYSNEDDLRMYVKNNLPLKVPGKDDAEDEIFRSLHLVRNLGGLEERDFDRYTDGKFDLLKSLIAHDNEKNFSASEQYNFEDNTLSNDDDDNEDDISNSDPDNSDSDDSDSDSDDNDDDDKVDVFEDKKDKVLKGKKYEDKEEKKQRKQEAKESKREKRKTKVKKHIKKKLVNKTKSKK comes from the coding sequence atggttttagatgatgattttCAGAAGTTAGATTTATCTAATAACCATGATAATAATCGTATTTTAGACAAACATGGccataaaattaaaactgATGAATTTTCTATATCTAGAGGGAAAACAAACAAAGATAAAGCTAATAGAGCTACAGTTGAAAATGTCTTAGATCCTCGTACCATGAGATTTTTAAAAGCTTTAACTTCAAGAGGGATTATTTCAGATTTTAATGGTTGCATTAGTACTGGTAAAGAAGCTAACGTGTACCATGCCTTTGCTGGTGATACTATATCGCCATTTGAACCCAAAACTCATGATTCATTCGAAAATTTGGTTAATACCTATGATCCATATTCTAacccaaataataatgacacTATTTTAGAACCTAGAAAAGAATAtgcaattaaaatttacaaaactTCTATCCTGGTGTTTAAAGATCGTGAACGTTATGTTGATGGTGAATATCGTTTTAGAAATTCAAGATCCCAGCATAACCCAAGAAAAATGATTAAAATTTGGGcagaaaaagaatttagaaatttgaaaagaatatatCAAAGTAAAGTTATACCAGTACCAAAACCAATTgaagtgaaaaataatgttcTTGTTatggaatttttaaatagaGGCGATGGTTTTGCATCCCCAAGATTGAAAGACTATCCATATAAAGATCACAACGATATTGTTCATTACTATCATACTATGATTGTATATATTAGACTATTATACCAAGTTTGTCGTTTAGTTCATGCAGATCTTTCCGAATATAACACATTAGTccataaaaataaattatatgtCATTGATGTCTCTCAAAGTGTGGAACCTGAACATCCAATGAGTTTAGATTTTTTAAGAAtggatattaaaaatattaataattattttgaaagaatGGGGGTAGCTATATTTGCAGAACGtatcatttttcaattcactATATCTGAAACacttgataattttaatggTAACTATtctaatgaagatgatttaCGAATGTATGTTAAGAATAACCTTCCTTTAAAAGTTCCCGGTAAAGATGATgctgaagatgaaatttttagatCGTTACACTTGGTCAGAAATCTTGGAGGTCTTGAAGAAAGAGATTTTGATAGATATACTGATGGTAAGTTTGATTTGCTAAAGAGCTTAATTGCTCATGATAAtgagaaaaatttttctgCTTCTGAgcaatataattttgaagacAATACATTATCAAACGATGACGATGAcaatgaagatgatattaGTAATAGTGACCCTGATAATAGTGATTCTGATGATAGTGATAGCGATtctgatgataatgatgatgatgataaagtTGACGtatttgaagataaaaaagataaagtTCTAAAGggtaaaaaatatgaagatAAAGAAGAGAAAAAACAACGTAAACAAGAAGCCAAAGAGTctaaaagagaaaaaagaaagactAAAGTTAAAAAACATATCAAGAAGAAGTTGGTTAACAAGACAAAATCAAAGAAATAG
- the TBLA0A03780 gene encoding uncharacterized protein, which produces MSNSFLEQDLYFANLARSKLEKAAVNGLGRDINLRVLVCHANFLDKILEDIDIYKMTQLQPQIVYPVFYETPKDNIKLHSENIIHHIDEFSHSEEAKDHTDDDDDDNDDDDEDSDLDDMDPFEDHYNENFYTYTPLQRTKSCGPVTPTPIIEASSTARLPLLTPIAIRTLAHHY; this is translated from the coding sequence ATGTCGAACTCTTTTCTCGAACAAGACCTTTATTTTGCCAACTTGGCAAGATCCAAGCTCGAGAAGGCCGCTGTAAACGGGCTGGGCCGTGACATTAACTTGAGGGTTTTGGTCTGCCATGCCAACTTCCTCGACAAGATCCTCGAggatattgatatttacAAGATGACTCAACTTCAGCCTCAGATCGTATACCCCGTCTTCTACGAGACTCCCAAGGACAATATTAAACTCCATAGTGAAAACATTATACATCATATCGACGAATTTTCCCATTCTGAAGAAGCCAAGGACCATACagatgacgatgatgatgataacgACGACGACGACGAAGATAGTGATTTGGACGATATGGATCCATTTGAAGATCATTACAACGAGAACTTTTACACATACACCCCTTTACAAAGAACCAAGTCGTGTGGCCCAGTCACCCCCACCCCTATTATCGAAGCAAGTTCTACAGCTCGTCTACCATTATTAACACCCATTGCTATCCGCACTTTGGCCCATCACTATTAA
- the TBLA0A03790 gene encoding uncharacterized protein (similar to Saccharomyces cerevisiae ECM13 (YBL043W) and YJR115W; ancestral locus Anc_7.483), whose protein sequence is MSSSFNQTSNSTFVTPSVHECHELACIARSKLIECAHTNDKNKDFDLRRLVGHANLLDRVMDTIDNYSDGKDSLRRSRSMDDLTLEGDVITSDNDGDDGQRLEVSVNDTQSLEIEEQELNDDEDDDSSVESFSDESDDEFEYDLSLGHDFSFDENNMLWESSTSIKDSTPRTSSQDYDGLCFFDAQQNPPEMPKSNGNIIHLNSALNSLRFMTLSYKRFQDQNPFTNGVMSTIVEDPEAEELAEKGIELPQQQTHQPLLFQAMQQNSCNYSYVARPFINDSPVISMPSPPPYQITSLSIEEDELSESEIEDEEFTTQYIENAGVLAH, encoded by the coding sequence ATGTCCTCCAGTTTTAACCAAACTTCAAACTCAACTTTTGTCACACCTTCGGTCCACGAATGCCACGAGTTGGCCTGTATAGCCCGTTCGAAGTTGATTGAATGTGCCCATACCAATGACAAAAATAAGGATTTCGATCTTAGAAGGCTTGTTGGTCATGCCAACTTGTTGGACCGTGTCATGGATACCATCGACAATTACTCGGATGGCAAGGACAGTCTAAGAAGATCCAGGTCGATGGATGATTTGACTTTGGAAGGCGATGTAATCACATCTGATAACGACGGTGATGATGGCCAAAGGTTGGAAGTCTCGGTCAATGACACTCAAAGCTTGGAGATTGAAGAACAAGAGTTGAATGATGATGAGGACGACGACTCGAGCGTGGAAAGCTTTTCTGACGAGTCGGACGACGAGTTCGAGTATGATTTATCTTTGGGCCATGATTTCTCCTTCGATGAGAACAACATGCTTTGGGAATCCTCCACTTCCATCAAAGACTCCACTCCAAGAACCAGTTCCCAAGATTACGACGGGTTGTGTTTCTTCGACGCCCAACAAAACCCTCCAGAGATGCCCAAGTCCAATGGAAACATCATCCATTTAAACTCTGCACTAAACAGTTTACGATTCATGACTCTGAGCTATAAACGTTTCCAAGACCAAAACCCATTCACAAATGGCGTCATGTCCACCATTGTGGAAGACCCAGAAGCTGAGGAGTTGGCAGAGAAGGGAATCGAACTCCCACAGCAACAAACCCATCAACCTTTGCTGTTCCAAGCCATGCAACAAAACTCTTGCAACTATTCTTATGTCGCAAGGCCATTCATTAATGATTCGCCAGTCATTTCAATGCCCTCTCCTCCTCCCTACCAGATCACCTCTTTAtctattgaagaagatgaattgAGTGAAAGTGAAATTGAGGATGAAGAGTTTACCACTCAATACATTGAGAATGCAGGTGTTTTGGctcattaa